A single window of Pogoniulus pusillus isolate bPogPus1 chromosome 11, bPogPus1.pri, whole genome shotgun sequence DNA harbors:
- the CYGB gene encoding cytoglobin isoform X1 produces the protein MWRDSHIRESFFPHRRTRQEENMKALAGKSCLPKKKRKVCKCWLGAQLEPPSSFKGLLPLFFFQTTVCKWFFVNFPSAKQYFSQFKHMEDPLEMERSLQLRKHARRVMGAINTVVENINDSEKVSSVLALVGKAHALKYKVEPIYFKKLTGVMLEVIAEEYANDFTPEAQGAWTKMRTLIYTHVTAAYKEVAWAQYPTATL, from the exons ATGTGGAGAGATTCCCACATTAGAGAGAGTTTCTTCCCACATAGAAGGACGAGGCAAGAGGAAAACATGAAGGCATTGGCAGGAAAGTCTTGCTtgccaaaaaagaaaaggaaggtcTGCAAGTGCTGGCTGGGGGCTCAGCTGGAGCCTCCCAGCAGCTTCAAGGGCTTgcttccacttttttttttccaaaccacAGTTTGCAAATG GTTCTTTGTCAACTTCCCCTCGGCCAAGCAGTACTTCAGCCAGTTCAAGCACATGGAGGACCCcttggagatggagaggagctTGCAGCTGCGTAAGCATGCTCGGAGGGTCATGGGTGCCATTAACACTGTGGTGGAGAACATCAATGACTCCGAAAAGGTCTCCTCTGTTCTGGCCTTGGTGGGCAAGGCTCATGCCCTCAAGTACAAAGTGGAGCCCATCTACTTCAAG AAACTCACCGGTGTCATGCTGGAGGTCATTGCTGAAGAATATGCCAACGACTTCACCCCGGAGGCTCAAGGAGCCTGGACCAAGATGAGGACCCTCATCTACACCCATGTGACGGCGGCATACAAGGAGGTGGCCTGGGCGCAGTACCCTACTGCCACCCTGTGA